CAGAATCACCTTCGTTTCCAATTACAAAACAATTGGACAAGGAGGCAACCTGATATTTATTTCCGATACCTGACATTGGGCTACCTTGAGGAACGATATATTTAAAATCTTTTAAAACAGCGAAAATTTCCTCTTCGCTTAGTGGGTTTGGGTAACGTGCCTCTATTCTTGCAATTTCGCTCGCAATTCTATGGTGCATATCATCTGGAGTCTTTTCATAAATATTTCCATAAGAATCTTTCAGTGCGTATTTATTTAACCAAACACGTGCTGCAAGCTCGTCTCCTTTAAAATATTCATAAGATGCTTGAAAGGCTTCTTCTGGATTGAATGTTTCTTCCATCTGTTTAACGTGATTTTGCTTCTCCTTAACTTCCATTCAGCTTATATAAAAATGATTTTTCAATTAGATTATTATTCTCTATAAATCAACAAAATGACCACTTTCACCCAGTCATATTTTGTACTTTGCAAGTTACACAAAGTGATATTACTGTACAACTTTAGTTTTACAATTAGAGTAAAAGTTATCCACAATTACTTGTTAATTTATTCATTATAAGTCATTTATTTTTTTTCAAAAACACAAAAGTTATCCAAAAAGAAAATTTAACATTGATTTTTAGATAATAAAATCCTTAGTATTAAACAAATATTTTCATCACTAAAAAACGCACATTCGTAAAAACCAAATGGCAAAAACGTGGCACCCTTAGCAAATACTGGAAAGTAAAAGAAGCTACTATTTAAAGACCTTTATTTCTGCTAATATTTTAGCACTTGCTCCTCTTTTTTCATCTACATAATTCTTAGACTGTAGTCCTGATTGAGTTCTTTTTTGGATATTTTCGTGGTAAGAATCGAGTAAGTCACAAAGCTCAGAATAGTGATCATAACAATTTGAAGCTCCAATTTTAATTAAATCTTTAGCCTCTTGAAATTTGTGATAATTTGGCCCAAAAATAATAGGCATTCCAAAGGTTGCAGCTTCTAAAGTATTGTGTATTCCTTTACCAAATCCACCTCCAATGTAAGCTACCGTTCCATATCGATACAGCGAGGATAAAACCCCGATACAATCTATCACTAAAACTTCAGCATTATCGATTTCTTGCTTAGATGCTTTGGTATATCGCACCCAACTTTTAGCAATTTTAGAAGTAATTGCATTAATATGATCTTCATTTACCTCGTGAGCCGCAATAATATATTTGTAGTTATTTTTTGAAGTATTAATATATTTTATGATATTCTCCTCATCTTTAGGCCAAGTGCTACCAGCTATTAAAACAGGTCTGTTTTGGCTAAACCCCTCAACCTTAGGCAATATTTTAGCTCCTTTAGCAATTGTGTAAACTCTATCGAAACGCGTATCGCCAGTTAAAGTAACATTTTTTAAACCAATATTTTTAAGCAAACTTACCGACTCATTATTCTGCACAAACAAATGAGTAAATGCTGATAACATTTTTCTATGAAACCCTCCATATCCTTTAAAAAAAAGTTGATTAGGGCGAAAAATAGTTGAAAAAATATATGTTGGCACATTTCTCTTTTTCAACTCCTTAAGATAATGATGCCAAAACTCATACTTAATAAAAAATGCCATTTTCGGATTCACAATATCCATAAATCGCCTCGCATTGGCTGCGAAATCGGGTGGTAAATAAAAAATAAAATCTGCAGCTTCATAATTCTTACGAACTTCGTATCCGGAAGGAGAAAAGAAGGTCAACAAAATTTTACATTCCGGATACTTTTCTTTAAAATTTTCAATTACTGGGCGTCCCTGCTCAAATTCTCCTAATGATGCAGAATGGAACCAAACAATATTTTGTTTTCCTTTGACAGCCTTTTCAAGTTTTGCAAACAAGTTTTTTCTACCATCGAGCCATTGTTTGGCTTTTGGGTTAAAATTAGCTGCAATTCTTATTAAAAGAACATATATTCGAACTGACAGGTTGTAAAAGAAAACCATATTTGAAAAAAATTAATGTTTAACGCAATAGCTTCGTTATCTTTATTCTTTGCAAAACTAATAATTTTACAACTTAGTTTCCGTTTAAAACCAAGCGAATTATAATAAGAAAACATACAGCATTAACGAAAGAAGTACCATTCTGTTGAAACATCTCATTCTATTCATATTACTAATTATCTCAATTTCAAGTTTATTTGGTCAATCCGAAAATAACCTGAGACAACAGAAAATTCTAATAAATAGAGATACTGTACAGCTAGATTCTTTACTAATACTACCATCGACAGTTAAGGTTTTTTATGCAGGAAAGGAAGTAAATAAGGAATGGTACAAAATAGACAGCAAAAATGGTAAATTTATTGCCAATAGGAAACTTAAGACCTTAAACGATACAATTATTGTTAACTATAGAGTATTTTCATACAATATTAACAAAGCAATTTACACAAGAGATATTTCACAAATAAATTTATCTGCAGATATCCGAAGAAGAACTTTTTCGGTTCAACAAAATGATTATTCTAGAGGAATTTTAAACAACAACAAACTCGAGAAACAAGGAAATTATTCACGAGGAATTTCTTATGGAAACAATCAGGATGTAGTAATGAATTCGAATTTAAATCTGCAGTTATCGGGGAAATTAAGCGATGACATAAATATTTTAGCTGCCATTTCGGATAATAACATTCCGATACAACCCGATGGAAATACACAGACTATCCAGGATTTTGACCGCATTTACATTCAACTTTTCGATGATAAAAGAGAATTAACATTGGGTGATTATGAGATTGAATCGCCAAGTGGAAACTACATGCGTTTTTACAAGAAAGTTCAGGGAGGGAAATTTTCGGGATTAATCAGCAAAGGAAAAAATGGACACACATTAGAATCTACCATAAGTGCATCTATTGCCAAGGGTAAATTCAATAGAATGGAAATTCAGGGTACAGAAGGAGTTCAGGGTCCTTACAGATTAACTGGTGCTAACAATGAAAGCTATATTGTTTTACTAGCAGGCTCGGAAAGGGTATTTGTAGATGGAGAGCTATTAAGCCGAGGAGAAAAATACGACTACACAATTAATTACAACACGGCAGAACTTACTTTTACAACACAGCAACCCATAAATGGCAATTCGAGAATTATAGTTGAATTTGAATATTCGGAAGAAAATTACTCGAGATACTTAATATTTAATTCCAATGTGTATAAAAGTAGAAAAGGTAAAATATGGCTTAATATTTATCATGAACAGGATAGTAAAAATCAACCTTTAGACCAAAATTTGAGCGAAGAGAATAAATTACTGCTGAGCCAAATTGGAGATAATTTAGAACTGGCTAAAATTACAAAAGAAGAAATTGTTGAATATTCAAATGACTATGTTCTTTATAAAAAAATCAGTAAAAAAATTAATAATAAGGAATATGATATTTACGAATATTCTACCCAGCCCGATAGTGCAATATACAGAGTAAGTTTTTCTTACATGGGTAAGAATGGCGGTAATTATATTCAAACCAACAGTGTAGCAAACGGAAGAGTATTTGAATGGATAAATCCTATTAATGGAATTTCGCAAGGTAATTATGCTCCTCTGGCACAATTAATAAGCCCCCAAAAACAGCAAATGCTCACAATAGGTGCCGATTACCAAATAGGAGAAAGTACAAATACTAAATTTGAATTGGCAGTAAGCAATCGTGATTTAAATATCTTTTCGTCCTTAAATGATGATAACAATAAAGGCTTTGCTACTAATTTTGAATTAAGTAAAAAAACAAATATTGCCGACACTAATAAATATCTACTTAACGAATTCAACTTTCATTTTATCCAAAATAATTTTGAAGAGATAGAGAATTTTCGCTCTGTTGAATTTGATCGCGACTGGAATACAGACGAACTAAGCAAATCAAAAAATGAAAGCTACTACTCTTTAACTAATTCGTTTATAAATAACAATTGGGGTTCGGCAAGCTATAATTTATCTTTACTACAAAAAGAGTCGAGCTATAATGGAATAAAGCATGCACTTAATTTAAAATACCAACAAAAAAGATTATCGATATTTTTTACAGGAAACTCTCTTTCTACAAAGCAAGAAAAAATAGAAAGCAATTTTTACAGGCACAAACTAAATACTGATTACTCTTTAAATTTTGTGAAAATAGGTTTGGAAACCGAAAATGAAAACAACAAGTATAAAAACAAAGGCGAAAACACGGTATTAACAAATAGTTTTTCCTTTTATTCCTACAAATTTTTCATTACCAATAAAAACTCTGCCAGCAATCTGTTTACTGCTTATTATAAAAAAAGAAGAGATTATTCACCTAAAGATCTTAAGCTAAAAATACAAAGCGAGTCGGAAGACTTTGGTGGTAAAATATGGCTAAAGAAAAATAGTAACAACCAGTTAAAGTTAGAATCGATTTACCGCAAATTTTCAATTTTAGATGATTCCTACAGCTCCGAAGAGCCCGAAAATACATTTCTTGGTAAGTTGGAACATCAGGCTCGCATAAAAAAAGGACTGCTGCAAAGCTCAACTTATTATGAGTTAGGCTCGGGCTTAGAGAGCGAAAAAGAATATTCGTATATTGAAGTGAACGACGGACAAGGAGTGTATCGCTGGACTGATTATAACAAAAATGACACAAAAGAAGTAAATGAGTTTGAAATAGCTAGTTTTAAAGATGAAGCAAACTATATTCGTGTAGCC
This genomic interval from uncultured Marinifilum sp. contains the following:
- a CDS encoding glycosyltransferase N-terminal domain-containing protein, which produces MVFFYNLSVRIYVLLIRIAANFNPKAKQWLDGRKNLFAKLEKAVKGKQNIVWFHSASLGEFEQGRPVIENFKEKYPECKILLTFFSPSGYEVRKNYEAADFIFYLPPDFAANARRFMDIVNPKMAFFIKYEFWHHYLKELKKRNVPTYIFSTIFRPNQLFFKGYGGFHRKMLSAFTHLFVQNNESVSLLKNIGLKNVTLTGDTRFDRVYTIAKGAKILPKVEGFSQNRPVLIAGSTWPKDEENIIKYINTSKNNYKYIIAAHEVNEDHINAITSKIAKSWVRYTKASKQEIDNAEVLVIDCIGVLSSLYRYGTVAYIGGGFGKGIHNTLEAATFGMPIIFGPNYHKFQEAKDLIKIGASNCYDHYSELCDLLDSYHENIQKRTQSGLQSKNYVDEKRGASAKILAEIKVFK